In the Armatimonadota bacterium genome, ACGTGGCCACCACGGCCAGGGTGGTGTTGGTGGCGAACACCGCGTCGGGCGGCCGGCGCAGCAGCGCACGCGCCGCGTCCGCGAAGCCCCCCTCGGGCGCGCGGGCGCCAGCCAGGATCGTCCCGTCTTCGGCGCGCACATCGCCCAGGGCGTTGACCACCACCAGCGCGCCCACGACCGTGCCGTCGTGCAGGCGCACGCTCCAGGTGCCCACACCGCCCTTCATCGCGTAGGCGGGCCCCAGGATCTTGCCCACGGTGGCGCCGGTGCCGGCGCCCACGCTGCCCTCGGCCACCGGGCCGTCGGTGGCCTGCTGGCACGCGCGGTAGCCCATGGCCGCGTCGGGCCGGGCCCGCGGGTCGCCCAGGCCCAGGTCGAAGATCACGGCGCCGCACACGATGGGCACCCGCGCCACGCGGGTGTCCAGGCCGCAGTCGCGCTCCTCCAGGTAGCGCATCACGCCGTCGGCCGCGGCCAGGCCGAACGCGCTGCCGCCCGCCAGCAGCACGCCGTGGATCCGCTGGACCAGGTTGCCCGGGTGCAGGACCGACAGGCCCAGCGTGCCCGGCGCGGCCCCGCGCGCCTCGCCTGCCGCCGTGGCGCCGCCTTCGCAGAGCACGACCGTGCAGCCCGTCAGGCCCACGAGGTCGGTCTCGTGGCCCACGCGGATGCCGGGCACGTCGGTGATGGACGTCATGCGGCGACGGCGTTGGACGTCATGGGGCACTGCAGGCCACGACGGTCGGGCACACGCCGCGACTCTTCGGGAGGGCGGGCGCGCACCCCTTCCCCAGACCATCCTCCTGTAGCGCCCGCGCCGGATGCGACGCTGGGTGATCTCAGGGTCTTGCGCCCGACGGCGTGAAGGTCAACGACGCGATCTGGCCGATCCGTCCCGGCACGCCGAGGCGCAGACCGTTGACCGTGAGGTCGGCCG is a window encoding:
- a CDS encoding P1 family peptidase, with amino-acid sequence MTSITDVPGIRVGHETDLVGLTGCTVVLCEGGATAAGEARGAAPGTLGLSVLHPGNLVQRIHGVLLAGGSAFGLAAADGVMRYLEERDCGLDTRVARVPIVCGAVIFDLGLGDPRARPDAAMGYRACQQATDGPVAEGSVGAGTGATVGKILGPAYAMKGGVGTWSVRLHDGTVVGALVVVNALGDVRAEDGTILAGARAPEGGFADAARALLRRPPDAVFATNTTLAVVATSATLTKAQCWRLAVQGHAGLSRAIAPSHTLFDGDTVFALATGVHATGDLVGLGEACAQAVAEATRRAVRAARGLGGVPGYPDLQPA